One Euphorbia lathyris chromosome 1, ddEupLath1.1, whole genome shotgun sequence DNA segment encodes these proteins:
- the LOC136211099 gene encoding uncharacterized protein isoform X1, producing the protein MAGISQFGAVKQEVGGGFTVSEFVTSLKSAVQNAEEALVSREDQFKREIEEKKKENEFLEQKFQLQVLEKLRLEKEFKELKGWASLLIEERDGLSNRLKENEVNQKEVIELKVKNCELECEKLRAMTDLDVYQRRFKELEGRVLRLEKDFEMLSRLEKNPQAEIEKDASVNLGSSNPCIGKKRKAGEDFVKNEAINQSDFEMLSRLEKNPQAEIEKDASVNLGSSNPGKKRKAGEDFVKNEAISGTNTNPSEASSHKRRTEDRVVIEVSDDEAYVSDDDI; encoded by the exons ATGGCTGGAATATCTCAATTTGGGGCGGTTAAACAGGAAGTCGGCGGCGGATTCACCGTTTCAGAGTTTGTAACGTCTTTGAAGTCGGCTGTTCAAAATGCGGAAGAAGCTTTAGTATCTAGAGAAGATCAATTTAAGAGAGAAatcgaggagaagaagaaagagaatgaGTTCTTGGAACAAAAATTCCAGCTACAAGTGTTGGAGAAATTAAGGTTAGAGAAGGAGTTTAAGGAGTTGAAGGGATGGGCTTCTCTGTTAATAGAAGAGCGAGATGGATTAAGTAATAGATTGAAAGAGAATGAAGTTAATCAAAAAGAAGTTATTGAGCTGAAAGTGAAAAATTGTGAGTTAGAATGTGAGAAATTGAGAGCTATGACTGATTTGGATGTTTATCAAAGGAGATTCAAGGAATTAGAAGGGAGGGTTTTGCGTTTGGAAAAGGATTTTGAAATGCTGAGTAGATTGGAGAAGAATCCTCAAGCAGAAATTGAGAAGGATGCATCTGTGAATCTAGGATCATCAAATCCATGCATAG ggaaaaagagaaaagcaggGGAAGATTTTGTGAAAAATGAAGCAATTAATCAAAGTGATTTTGAAATGCTGAGTAGATTGGAGAAGAATCCTCAAGCGGAAATTGAGAAGGATGCATCTGTGAATCTAGGATCATCAAATCCAG ggaaaaaaagaaaagcagGGGAAGATTTTGTGAAGAATGAAGCAATTTCTGGAACAAATACAAATCCAAGTGAGGCCTCATCACATAAGAGAAGAACAG AAGacagagtcgtgattgaagttaGCGATGATGAAGCATATGTATCTGATGATGACATTTGA
- the LOC136211099 gene encoding uncharacterized protein isoform X2, protein MAGISQFGAVKQEVGGGFTVSEFVTSLKSAVQNAEEALVSREDQFKREIEEKKKENEFLEQKFQLQVLEKLRLEKEFKELKGWASLLIEERDGLSNRLKENEVNQKEVIELKVKNCELECEKLRAMTDLDVYQRRFKELEGRVLRLEKDFEMLSRLEKNPQAEIEKDASVNLGSSNPCIGKKRKAGEDFVKNEAINQSDFEMLSRLEKNPQAEIEKDASVNLGSSNPGCLIDYREKKKSRGRFCEE, encoded by the exons ATGGCTGGAATATCTCAATTTGGGGCGGTTAAACAGGAAGTCGGCGGCGGATTCACCGTTTCAGAGTTTGTAACGTCTTTGAAGTCGGCTGTTCAAAATGCGGAAGAAGCTTTAGTATCTAGAGAAGATCAATTTAAGAGAGAAatcgaggagaagaagaaagagaatgaGTTCTTGGAACAAAAATTCCAGCTACAAGTGTTGGAGAAATTAAGGTTAGAGAAGGAGTTTAAGGAGTTGAAGGGATGGGCTTCTCTGTTAATAGAAGAGCGAGATGGATTAAGTAATAGATTGAAAGAGAATGAAGTTAATCAAAAAGAAGTTATTGAGCTGAAAGTGAAAAATTGTGAGTTAGAATGTGAGAAATTGAGAGCTATGACTGATTTGGATGTTTATCAAAGGAGATTCAAGGAATTAGAAGGGAGGGTTTTGCGTTTGGAAAAGGATTTTGAAATGCTGAGTAGATTGGAGAAGAATCCTCAAGCAGAAATTGAGAAGGATGCATCTGTGAATCTAGGATCATCAAATCCATGCATAG ggaaaaagagaaaagcaggGGAAGATTTTGTGAAAAATGAAGCAATTAATCAAAGTGATTTTGAAATGCTGAGTAGATTGGAGAAGAATCCTCAAGCGGAAATTGAGAAGGATGCATCTGTGAATCTAGGATCATCAAATCCAG GATGCTTGATTGATTAcagggaaaaaaagaaaagcagGGGAAGATTTTGTGAAGAATGA